Proteins from a single region of Punica granatum isolate Tunisia-2019 chromosome 8, ASM765513v2, whole genome shotgun sequence:
- the LOC116187540 gene encoding disease resistance protein RFL1-like, giving the protein MEWIKLISYVLYLEENLDDLKLKRDALISLFQDIRRKIKLEERWYRRPAREVVDWLKRVEAITEEVDGILEEGEQEVNRYCLGGLCPRNLWVSYVFGKRVEEKQTALDALISESAFIQRAAYGPASPLTGLLEAASMYSSVAVALQEEAKKRDDNGSVWA; this is encoded by the exons ATGGAATGGATCAAGCTTATCTCATATGTTCTGTATCTCGAGGAGAACCTCGATGACCTGAAGTTGAAGAGGGATGCCCTGATCAGCCTCTTTCAGGACATCAGGAGGAAGATCAAACTAGAAGAACGGTGGTACAGGAGGCCTGCCAGGGAAGTGGTTGATTGGTTGAAAAGGGTAGAGGCTATAACGGAGGAAGTGGACGGGATTCTGGAAGAAGGCGAACAAGAAGTGAATCGTTATTGTCTAGGAGGGTTGTGTCCTCGAAATCTTTGGGTCAGCTACGTGTTTGGGAAGCGGGTCGAGGAAAAGCAAACTGCCTTGGATGCACTAATATCTGAATCTGCCTTTATTCAGCGAGCTGCTTACGGACCCGCCAGTCCTCTAAC GGGTTTACTGGAAGCTGCATCGATGTACTCCAGCGTTGCGGTAGCTTTGCAGGAAGAAGCCAAAAAGC GTGATGACAATGGTTCTGTTTGGGCataa
- the LOC116187537 gene encoding uncharacterized protein LOC116187537, which yields MDIGKTIFDVVLQCWDCISKYLAYIQSLEDNVGALRRKKDDLSHVFEDVNRRVMLAEGEHKRGEQEMHNSCLCSLCPKNCRSRYKQSKLAEAMKSTVEAQVTQGRNFKDDIAYEPADLILERSLNVLRSKMDELVSVFEDVNRQVKEAEDRHIKRTSEVGSWLDRVGVLKEEVGKLLDKGEQEIRNSRLSSGDRSPKNTQTCYELSKLSDEKKSAVQEELLKGHLYSVGGMALELAGTAFDFATTILVPTKKGFNMSAFGQHKNEQSQLELPAGSPTDVLEKEDLEAKKAP from the exons ATGGATATTGGAAAGACAATCTTCGATGTCGTCCTACAATGCTGGGACTGCATATCCAAGTACCTGGCATACATTCAGAGTCTCGAAGACAATGTGGGCGCTCTCCGAAGAAAGAAGGATGATCTCAGCCACGTCTTTGAAGATGTGAACCGACGAGTTATGTTGGCTGAAGGAGAACACAAG AGAGGGGAGCAGGAAATGCACAACAGTTGCCTGTGCAGTCTCTGCCCAAAGAACTGCAGGTCACGTTACAAGCAATCGAAGCTCGCTGAGGCAATGAAATCCACAGTAGAAGCACAAGTGACCCAAGGTCGTAACTTCAAGGATGATATTGCCTACGAGCCTGCTGATTTGATCCTCGAGAGATCTCTTAATGTTCTTCGCAGCAAGATGGACGAGCTGGTAAGTGTCTTTGAAGATGTGAACCGACAAGTTAAAGAGGCCGAAGATCGACACATCAAACGAACCAGCGAAGTAGGCAGCTGGTTGGACAGAGTGGGAGTCTTGAAGGAAGAAGTGGGAAAACTTCTGGATAAAGGGGAACAGGAAATCCGGAACAGCCGCTTGTCATCGGGGGATCGCTCTCCCAAGAACACTCAGACATGTTACGAGCTGTCAAAACTTTCTGATGAAAAGAAATCCGCTGTACAAGAGGAACTCCTGAAAGGTCATCTTTACTCTGTTGGAGGCATGGCACTCGAACTTGCAGGCACGGCATTTGATTTTGCAACTACGATATTAGTACCCACCAAGAAGGGATTCAACATGTCTGCATTTGGACAACACAAGAATGAGCAGAGCCAGTTGGAATTGCCTGCGGGGTCTCCCACAGATGTGCTTGAAAAGGAGGACCTTGAAGCGAAGAAAGCTCCGTAA